From the genome of Rhodobacteraceae bacterium Araon29, one region includes:
- a CDS encoding ABC transporter permease subunit: protein MGLFILRRTVVMLFTALCLTFIVFFMTNLYPNLEKLAKSEGNFRMDDAAVQTMLSNRGYLQPLPVKYGQWLGVLPGYVIEGTDDKTRRRCQLPAMELEDVPKFCGILQGYWGYSTVFKDEVSSIIGTRLSLTAKLMFWVMLVMVPSALIVGVVAGMREGSRTDRTLSTFAITTTATPEYVSGVIFIAIFSSSAFGLKWFKGTATKAMEDANIENFLLPVITIALYGMGYIARMTRASMAEVMTAQYIRTARLKGVSFRNIVVKHALRNALIAPFTVIMLQFPWLLNGVVIVETLFNYKGFGWVLVQAAGNNDIELLLGVSVVSVIVVLVTQLISDIGYVYLNPRIKVT, encoded by the coding sequence ATGGGACTATTCATACTTAGGCGGACAGTGGTCATGCTGTTCACCGCATTATGCCTTACATTCATCGTCTTTTTTATGACGAACCTTTATCCGAATTTGGAAAAATTGGCGAAATCCGAAGGTAACTTTCGGATGGATGATGCCGCAGTACAAACCATGTTATCCAACCGTGGCTATCTTCAGCCACTGCCTGTAAAATACGGCCAGTGGCTTGGCGTATTGCCCGGCTATGTTATCGAAGGAACTGATGACAAAACACGGCGGCGCTGTCAACTGCCCGCCATGGAACTGGAAGATGTGCCCAAATTTTGTGGGATTTTGCAAGGCTATTGGGGCTATTCCACTGTTTTCAAAGATGAAGTAAGCTCAATTATTGGCACGCGCTTATCGCTCACAGCGAAACTGATGTTTTGGGTGATGCTTGTGATGGTTCCAAGCGCATTGATTGTCGGAGTTGTCGCAGGCATGCGCGAAGGGTCCCGCACGGACCGAACGCTCTCGACATTTGCAATCACAACGACCGCAACGCCGGAGTATGTGTCGGGCGTCATCTTTATCGCAATATTTTCTTCATCGGCCTTTGGGTTGAAGTGGTTTAAAGGTACCGCGACAAAAGCCATGGAGGATGCAAATATAGAAAACTTCCTATTGCCGGTGATTACGATCGCACTTTACGGCATGGGGTATATTGCGCGCATGACGCGTGCCTCGATGGCAGAGGTGATGACGGCACAGTATATCCGAACCGCTCGCCTGAAAGGCGTTAGCTTCCGCAATATTGTTGTAAAACACGCCCTTAGAAACGCCCTCATAGCACCCTTTACGGTCATCATGCTGCAATTCCCGTGGCTTTTGAATGGCGTTGTGATTGTAGAAACGTTGTTTAATTACAAAGGTTTCGGGTGGGTTCTTGTTCAGGCAGCCGGCAATAATGATATCGAGCTACTGCTGGGCGTTTCGGTTGTTTCGGTAATTGTCGTACTGGTGACACAGCTTATTTCCGATATTGGCTATGTCTACCTCAACCCACGCATAAAAGTGACATAA
- a CDS encoding ABC transporter permease subunit, with amino-acid sequence MELLSWGEIIIRILMQLMPVWISLVVLFALSILYKRRLGLYGKLFDSTIGMIGFAIVMFWVFAGFYAGALDLILTHDPLSQVSGMKNKVPGTPMRGAEENEYAYFLLGGDTLARDVFSRMIAGSTVVIVIAPLATLFAFMAGITLGLPAGYYGGRLDTALSFAANLILAFPVILLFYLLVTPEIRLTGMPQYMAAVLFAFPLIFCTVLINSRLYIVPQKRNIVLSGVLFVLLMLYISLINEDGSKITLFNAIDLFNVDGGLLTVFVSVVFVNSPTVFRIVRGLAMDIKTRDYVAAAQTRGEGPWYIMLWEILPNARGPLIVDFCLRIGYTTILLGTLGFFGLGLEPESPNWGATINEGRKLLSIYPHPALAPSFALLSLVLGLNLLADGLREESLKD; translated from the coding sequence ATGGAACTTTTATCTTGGGGTGAAATCATCATCCGCATATTGATGCAGCTTATGCCTGTATGGATATCGCTTGTCGTTTTGTTTGCTTTATCGATCCTCTACAAGCGCAGGCTCGGCCTTTATGGAAAGCTCTTTGACTCGACCATTGGTATGATCGGTTTTGCCATTGTCATGTTTTGGGTCTTTGCAGGCTTTTATGCCGGTGCGTTAGATTTAATTTTGACTCACGATCCTTTGTCGCAGGTCTCTGGGATGAAAAACAAAGTACCAGGCACACCGATGCGCGGCGCTGAAGAAAATGAGTACGCCTATTTTTTACTTGGGGGCGATACACTGGCCCGCGATGTGTTCAGCAGAATGATTGCCGGCAGCACTGTGGTCATTGTGATCGCGCCATTGGCCACTCTTTTTGCCTTTATGGCAGGCATCACGCTTGGACTTCCAGCAGGCTATTACGGTGGCCGGTTGGATACAGCGCTGTCATTCGCGGCCAATTTAATTCTCGCCTTTCCAGTGATTTTACTCTTTTATTTGCTCGTCACACCAGAGATTAGATTAACAGGAATGCCGCAATATATGGCGGCGGTGCTGTTTGCCTTTCCACTGATTTTCTGCACGGTTTTGATCAACTCTCGACTGTATATTGTTCCGCAGAAGCGCAATATCGTTTTATCGGGCGTTTTATTCGTTCTTTTAATGCTTTATATTTCTTTGATTAATGAAGACGGTAGTAAAATCACCCTGTTTAACGCGATTGATTTGTTCAACGTGGATGGCGGGCTTTTAACAGTATTTGTCTCGGTAGTCTTTGTTAACTCGCCAACCGTCTTTAGGATCGTACGCGGTTTGGCGATGGATATAAAAACCCGCGACTATGTGGCCGCCGCCCAGACCCGAGGCGAAGGCCCTTGGTATATTATGCTTTGGGAAATTTTGCCTAATGCGCGCGGTCCTTTGATTGTCGATTTCTGTTTGCGGATCGGTTACACCACCATTTTGCTTGGAACGCTTGGGTTTTTTGGTCTGGGTCTTGAACCGGAAAGCCCAAACTGGGGGGCAACTATTAACGAAGGCCGCAAACTTCTGTCGATATACCCGCACCCTGCTCTAGCGCCGTCTTTTGCACTGCTTAGTTTGGTTCTAGGATTGAACCTTCTTGCGGACGGATTGCGCGAAGAAAGCCTAAAGGATTAA